The following are encoded together in the Choloepus didactylus isolate mChoDid1 chromosome 7, mChoDid1.pri, whole genome shotgun sequence genome:
- the LOC119540088 gene encoding low molecular weight phosphotyrosine protein phosphatase-like, translating into MAAQPPKSVLFVCLGNICRSPIAEAVFRKLVTDQNISDNWIIDSGAVSDWNVGRSPDPRAVSCLRNHDSNTAHKARQVTKEDFATFDYILCMDESNLRDLNRKGSAVKNRKAKIELLGSYDPQKQLIIEDPYYGNDSDFETVYQQCVRCCKAFLEKSQ; encoded by the coding sequence ATGGCAGCCCAGCCGCCCAAGTCGGTGCTGTTTGTATGTTTGGGTAACATTTGTCGATCACCCattgcagaagcagttttcagaaaacttgtaactgatcaaaatatttcagataattggaTCATTGACAGTGGTGCCGTTTCTGACTGGAATGTGGGCCGGTCACCAGATCCAAGAGCTGTAAGCTGCCTAAGAAATCATGACAGTAATACAGCCCATAAAGCAAGACAGGTTACCAAAGAAgactttgccacatttgattaTATACTGTGTATGGATGAAAGCAATCTGAGAGATCTGAATAGAAAAGGTAGTGCAGTTAAAAACCGCAAAGCGAAAATTGAACTACTTGGGAGCTATgatccacaaaaacaacttattattGAGGATCCCTATTATGGGAATGACTCCGACTTTGAGACTGTTTATCAGCAGTGTGTTAGgtgctgcaaagcatttttggagaagtcacagtaa